The DNA region TGGGAAATCGCGAATGTGTACAATAAAAGCATCAGTATTATCGTGTAAATATCGTAGAGTCTGTACTTGTACAAAGACGTCCATGACACTGGTCGCCAGCATCCGGCGAATGTCAAAAATACAAGAGTGATCTTTAACAAATCCATTTTAGCTCTATCTTCGGCTTTATCGTGCCGAGTAACGCCAAGTTTCTTCTGAACGCCAGTATCATCGGAAATTAACATTTGCCTAAAGTGACTGATGCCAGATACAAAGAAAGGAAATCTTTCTATAAAGTTGTGAGAAACTGATCTTTTCTATTCACATCAGTAACGTAAAATACATTGTCATTTAAAAGCTATGAAAAAGAACGAAAATTTGCTGTGACTTGTCAAAGAAAATCATGTCACACAATGAATTGAGAAaggttttgtaaaaaatagtataaacaAGTTTCAGTCGCGTGATGAATTATAACGAACAGTATTTTATACAAGACTGGCCATCTTAGAATTTCTATAGACAGTGTCTATAGAAATCCTAAGACAACATTTTACAGTCCATATTCCCTATTTGATTGTTATGTCATTATCGTAATATAGAAATTAgcaatattgcatttattgagagaacatttttatttcagattgACATGTcggaagaaatttttgttgaatGTAGATTTCATGCgacaataatgtataatgcaaTACTCGATGCGAAAGAGGGAAATATATCGCGAAATATGATAGAAGACGAACGCATTCCTGTATGGCTTATAGATCGCTGTCGATCGTTTGTCTCCATGCAATCTTAATGAAGGTAACATATctgctaaaaattattttatttctcttttactgAAAATATTTGCTCAGTATTATCTTGTACTGCTGCAAGTCGCAATCTATTCTGCTCCTCATATTGATTTCCACATTTACTAAGACAAGATAAGCACAAATAGAAAGACATATCTGTATATAATGAATGTCTAATAaacatacttaaaaaaaaaatgtattcatatttttataaccgTCATGACAAAAAGCATTGCAGTTCCTGATACTTGTTCATATCTGCggaattctattttattaataattcattctaatttttgatttttttagaaatgtattttttaatgtatgttgtattaatatcgtattaaatacaaataaaatctagCTATACTTAAGGTCAACATACATTTAATCGCAGTTATCACTTCGATTTTTAAGCAATCAAagcattttgataaaaaatataaataaaagacatcatatgaaaaatacaaactaataatattttttatttatattatatatatatatatatatatatatatatatatatatatatatagattatatatatagatagattatatatatgtatgcaatcGCGCAAGAAACTACAACTCCATCATCGCaggtattttacatttattatttaatatttttcgacacGTTCTGTATGCTCACATTTCGGATactactttttctttatttctcttttcctttctctctctctctctctctctctctgtctctatctttaaaaacattattatttttttctacatatgcTGAAGTATATTATACGCCGAGTACGATGTCTTAAGCAACTGGAAGAgatgtcaatttttaaataacattattaaaaactattacataaaagtaaatttatttctgaccTTTACAAAAGAGTCTAGATTCACTGTAATAATATGTACGCTAGAAAATTCGATGGGCCTCAAAGACCGATTCATAATCATTATAAGactctctttcattttcttgTCTAGCTTTATCCAATCCATTCCAAAAATCTCATCGGAAAATTGAATGCTCTGCAAGGGAAATTGTTAGATAAACATAAATCGGAATAATACATACAGTGCAAAGTTTTTTGgctttatatctataaaaaattaatttaattatcatatatgcaACATTATGtaacgttttaaaaattagttcgtatttttattataaatctttaatcttttacaatttttctattgcaCACATAAATACCTTGACAAAATATTCTCAATGCTTACGCGATTATGCATTTAATCAATACCTTTAGTCTTACTTCGTTCCCGTACcaacaataaataagaatttgaaaAGCCATACAAAATGTATACAGCATTAATGGAATATATTCCGCGTTTAACGTCGTCTTCGCCAATTGATACAAATTGGAGCACACCACTAGCATGCTCACTGTGAACTGGACGGCAATTATAGtcctgaattttttatttaccatGTATGCAAatctacgaaaaaaaaatatcatataataattaatttttttaattattatattattgcaaaacttACGATAagatataagtaataattgattaaattagagtattattttaaaaatatattaatctattgtTTATACAGttcatgttttaattttataataatcttaatcaaTTCCGACTTGCtatacttttttaagaaatgcacattatatttcataacaatataataatttaaaaaataaatgctataaaacagttaaaatattttttaatattattatattttaatatccaaaagtatttaaattatgcgccgcgtaattaaattatatatttaaaatatactgtataaaaaaactgaCTTATAAATACGGTCGTGTTGCTGTACACATTCACTCAAATTGCCCCGATCGCGTAAGCATTTCTTCAACCGACATTCCAAGATCTCTATCTGACAATAAATATGCAACAACAATCCGCAGATCAGACAGTCGCAGGCAACGTTCACGATGGATGCAGCCGTCAGGCTTATTAATTGAcgaaagtaaataatataatacattataccGGATGAATACTCATATGGTATCCACTCCCTGTATGCTAAATCTCCTTTCCGGAAATCCGTAAATAAGGATGTTAGAGTCATACACGCACACGTCGTCTCGATCATGATAGTATAGCATATAGTATTGGTCCTGTAAAATGACTGTAGGGGCTGAAATAATTCGCGACGATTTTGCTTTGtattttcctttaattaaagcaagaagaaatatattcttatttatttcaatagcaaaaaaaaaatatttttattactttattattatttttatttaatattatttttcttttattaaaaatatcatgttttgtatttctttttgccatattatttattgattctaAGTACATGTCaaatttattacgaaattGATGCAgtcataaaatacattaaaaaattaaaatgtatttctttgataaaataataataataataaaaataaacacataGCATTTAAATGCATCAAATCTTTCAGTTACTTACTGTATgatgttgtcaaatttttgtcGAATCTCGATCTCATCCGATTCCAATGGACCAAATGGTTTCTCGATTAACGCATTTGTTaacatttcgatatttttgcgaTTCATTAGCAGACTAAGCATCTTGCCGCAAGCGATCACCAGAGCCAGCATTATGTAAAGAGTATCCGTGAAATCATCGGGATTTTTAACATTCAGAATAATATCCAAGAGTTGCGGCAGCATAAAGGTGAACAGTAATAAACttatgaaaattgtatatgCGTTGTATACTGTTTGTTTGCATAGCGAGGACCAGGAGATTGGTGGCCAACATCCCGCCACCGTAAGAATTTTCAATGGAACTTGCATGACTtgcatttcttataatttcttactcgatttttcttgtattaaattaaatgcctataatgctttatattgtatttctataattcatacgctataaaaattataaaagacaaaacaatacatgaaatttttaaatattgtagatctatataaatttattgctttgaaaaatttcacattattaaaaaat from Cataglyphis hispanica isolate Lineage 1 chromosome 22, ULB_Chis1_1.0, whole genome shotgun sequence includes:
- the LOC126857785 gene encoding uncharacterized protein LOC126857785, with product MRSRIDCDLQQYKIILSKYFHHFRQMLISDDTGVQKKLGVTRHDKAEDRAKMDLLKITLVFLTFAGCWRPVSWTSLYKYRLYDIYTIILMLLLYTFAISQFMDIVLNGGNPEEFTSVLYIMMTVCVASFKISNIFMNRRNVVEIINTLTDKPFKPMVTGEIKIRQNFDKMIQ